The following proteins come from a genomic window of Clostridium cylindrosporum DSM 605:
- a CDS encoding type II secretion system protein: protein MYMLKKDRKKGFTLIELTIALSIFIILAIPISNAIIQNIKSNKIADMKKDEVMAMNYAYENLRALVESGSLEVGEDTYELECEYLGKFTKYVYGYTVKINKEDEFTTKAGTTSPIEDNASNESGLEFESRIATVSLNLYEEVDGKRSENPLKSEEYTFRIKGSMP from the coding sequence ATGTATATGTTGAAAAAAGATAGAAAAAAAGGATTTACTCTAATAGAACTTACAATAGCATTATCTATATTTATCATACTCGCAATACCTATATCAAATGCGATAATTCAAAACATAAAATCTAATAAGATAGCTGACATGAAAAAAGACGAAGTTATGGCTATGAATTATGCTTATGAGAACCTAAGAGCTTTAGTGGAAAGTGGTTCTTTAGAAGTTGGAGAAGATACATATGAACTTGAATGTGAATACTTAGGAAAATTCACTAAATATGTTTATGGTTATACTGTGAAAATCAATAAAGAAGATGAATTTACAACAAAAGCTGGAACAACATCTCCTATTGAGGATAATGCTAGTAATGAAAGTGGATTAGAGTTTGAAAGTAGGATAGCCACTGTTTCACTTAACTTATATGAAGAAGTAGATGGAAAAAGGTCAGAAAACCCACTGAAAAGTGAGGAATATACTTTTAGAATTAAAGGCTCAATGCCCTAG
- a CDS encoding PA14 domain-containing protein, with translation MKVVGKRLICLTLILQLLVVMLISHSNIEVKAADNKESIINIKVSDSTGLRREFNYTDSNPNDKFKNNPVILKGNAYANFTVNSNEYYKFEYKIVNSTKGNGNNIVKDDWNDKDLDDEVNENNGSSTTSTSWNEIKLNEQKDINTDDVMLDKKGYLKHKPYNVNHLPTITNQKDWNNRSVVYKNPYAGSSILSASKVDAKDYGKVEKYLEGGNTQTRFVNNSIFLNNTTNQKVYYTNSSKKYVTNNVTKYWSLVRDVYLGKDYKEASKIWGYIKVAQTGNYNFQSFADDGLYAYIMVNGEQKEIVPRSMFKVQGNTGYTYNSNLYLDSAKYYPIYIEYFNWGGDASFQMQMKNDNSYKSYAQIPSNWFYPSKTDTPGEYAESVFAGTGGVQMPTKPGRYYIAYKTYQKNNGNQTVIKTGIMGPFIVESIVKAKLGFSRTIMTSNNTEALLIDNKYRLKDKDFKIKYQISPIPIPAEELFENVSQAPNQYEVNITDPQLTVILPGGLSYGKPSENGAIDVEGGKKSINSLSIAKIQYELDKAKRVYNPITAPAIFIHSIRADNYGSYVLDSESSKITYKDTDGANREVKFDTQNILIEGSTSIIENGLYDVNKNKFIQANNKTKLIALVPVNFAVHFKANSATPKIKIESNASNYSFDLIKYELKGDGTLTKTGNVETRRENKLPIEIYKGNGFNIQNSKEYLVVYKLKPNKAPQSGGVLTIRLSDELGNSNSMGITTVNPPNLK, from the coding sequence ATGAAGGTAGTGGGTAAAAGACTTATATGTTTAACTTTGATTTTACAACTTCTAGTAGTAATGCTTATTTCCCACAGCAACATAGAGGTTAAGGCTGCAGATAATAAAGAGTCTATAATCAACATAAAAGTTTCGGATTCAACTGGACTAAGGAGAGAATTTAACTATACAGATAGTAACCCTAATGATAAATTTAAGAATAATCCTGTTATTTTAAAAGGAAATGCATATGCCAATTTTACAGTAAATTCAAATGAATATTACAAGTTTGAATATAAAATAGTAAATTCAACTAAAGGTAATGGTAATAACATAGTTAAGGATGATTGGAACGACAAAGATTTAGATGACGAAGTTAATGAAAATAATGGCAGTAGTACAACTTCAACAAGTTGGAATGAAATTAAATTAAACGAACAAAAAGACATCAATACTGATGATGTAATGCTTGATAAAAAAGGATATTTAAAACATAAACCATATAATGTTAATCATCTTCCAACTATAACAAATCAAAAAGATTGGAATAACAGAAGTGTAGTATATAAAAATCCCTATGCAGGTTCTTCAATTTTAAGTGCTTCTAAAGTTGATGCTAAGGATTATGGTAAAGTAGAAAAATATCTTGAAGGTGGTAATACTCAAACAAGGTTTGTAAATAATTCAATATTCTTAAATAATACAACTAATCAAAAAGTTTATTATACTAATAGTTCAAAAAAGTATGTAACTAATAATGTAACTAAGTATTGGAGCCTAGTACGTGATGTATATCTTGGTAAGGATTATAAAGAGGCATCAAAAATATGGGGTTATATAAAGGTTGCTCAAACAGGAAATTATAACTTTCAAAGCTTTGCAGATGATGGACTATACGCATATATAATGGTAAATGGTGAGCAGAAAGAAATAGTACCTAGATCAATGTTTAAGGTGCAGGGAAACACTGGATATACCTATAATAGCAATTTGTATTTAGATTCAGCTAAATATTACCCAATTTACATTGAATACTTTAACTGGGGTGGAGATGCTTCATTTCAGATGCAAATGAAAAATGATAATAGCTATAAGAGTTATGCACAGATTCCTAGTAACTGGTTTTATCCATCGAAGACCGATACTCCAGGGGAATATGCTGAAAGTGTTTTCGCTGGTACAGGTGGTGTACAAATGCCAACAAAGCCTGGTAGATATTATATAGCTTATAAAACATACCAAAAGAACAATGGTAATCAAACTGTTATTAAAACAGGAATAATGGGACCCTTTATAGTTGAATCAATTGTGAAGGCGAAGTTAGGTTTCTCTAGAACTATAATGACCTCAAATAATACAGAAGCTCTTTTAATAGATAATAAGTACAGATTAAAAGACAAAGATTTTAAAATAAAATATCAAATATCACCGATACCTATTCCAGCGGAGGAGCTATTTGAAAATGTAAGCCAAGCACCAAATCAGTATGAAGTGAATATAACTGATCCACAACTTACAGTTATCCTTCCAGGTGGATTAAGTTATGGTAAACCAAGTGAAAATGGTGCAATTGATGTAGAAGGTGGGAAAAAGTCTATTAATAGCTTAAGTATTGCTAAGATTCAATATGAGTTAGATAAGGCAAAGAGAGTATATAACCCAATAACAGCTCCAGCTATATTTATCCATAGTATTAGAGCTGATAATTATGGTAGTTATGTATTAGACAGTGAAAGTAGTAAGATCACATATAAAGATACTGATGGAGCAAATAGAGAAGTAAAGTTTGATACCCAAAATATATTAATAGAAGGCTCTACAAGTATAATTGAAAATGGATTATATGATGTAAATAAAAATAAATTTATACAAGCAAACAATAAAACAAAATTAATAGCTTTAGTTCCAGTTAATTTTGCAGTGCATTTTAAGGCAAATTCCGCAACTCCCAAAATAAAAATTGAATCAAATGCTTCAAATTATTCATTTGATTTAATAAAATATGAGTTAAAAGGTGATGGAACATTAACTAAAACAGGAAATGTGGAAACAAGAAGAGAAAATAAACTACCAATTGAAATCTATAAAGGTAATGGGTTTAATATTCAAAATAGTAAGGAATATTTAGTAGTATACAAGTTAAAACCTAATAAAGCACCTCAAAGTGGGGGAGTTCTTACAATAAGGTTGTCAGATGAATTAGGTAATTCAAATTCCATGGGTATAACTACGGTTAATCCACCTAACCTTAAATAA
- a CDS encoding alpha/beta fold hydrolase: protein MKKKLLKGLAVLGAACASMEVYNRITYAKVKKLENTLSGETGYHDTVFGKVFYTKKGFGPSLLLVHDTSVGSSSFLWRNNFEELANNFTVYAIDLPGFGRSEKRPLTYTSEVYTYVIKNFVDEVIGKKCSCISSSLSSAYAIQVEHDDPGTFDRIIAISPTGIFHKSDIPGSLGKVTTKAFNIPIVGSFVYNILSSKPSLSGFMKEKIYHNKDIASSYVVNHYANSAKQDGDLSKYAPASLIGGYLNQPISEALANLETPLYVIWGANSTTNPIDNLKTFLDVNPSLNYHVFENCGEYPQEEYAYDFNVKAIEFLSREL from the coding sequence ATGAAAAAAAAGCTACTAAAAGGTTTGGCTGTATTAGGTGCTGCTTGTGCATCTATGGAAGTTTACAACAGAATTACATATGCAAAAGTTAAAAAACTTGAAAATACATTAAGCGGTGAAACAGGATATCATGATACGGTTTTCGGAAAAGTATTCTATACAAAGAAGGGATTCGGTCCTAGTTTATTATTAGTTCATGATACAAGTGTTGGTTCTTCTTCTTTTCTATGGAGAAATAACTTTGAAGAATTAGCAAATAACTTTACTGTTTATGCAATAGATTTACCTGGATTCGGAAGATCAGAAAAAAGACCATTAACATATACATCTGAAGTATATACCTATGTTATAAAAAACTTTGTAGATGAGGTAATAGGCAAAAAATGCTCATGTATATCATCAAGCCTTTCCTCTGCCTATGCAATACAAGTAGAGCATGATGACCCAGGAACATTTGATAGAATAATTGCAATCTCTCCTACTGGGATATTCCACAAGTCAGATATTCCAGGCAGTCTTGGAAAAGTTACAACTAAAGCATTTAACATTCCTATAGTAGGTTCATTTGTATATAACATACTTTCATCAAAGCCTAGTTTATCAGGGTTTATGAAGGAAAAAATATACCATAACAAAGACATAGCTTCAAGCTATGTAGTTAACCACTATGCAAATAGTGCAAAACAAGATGGTGACCTTTCTAAGTACGCACCTGCATCCTTAATAGGTGGTTACTTAAATCAACCAATATCAGAGGCACTTGCTAATCTTGAAACTCCACTTTACGTTATCTGGGGTGCTAACTCTACAACTAACCCTATAGATAATCTAAAGACATTTTTGGATGTTAACCCATCACTTAACTACCATGTGTTTGAAAACTGTGGTGAATATCCTCAGGAGGAATACGCATACGACTTTAATGTTAAAGCAATAGAATTTCTTAGTAGAGAACTTTAA
- a CDS encoding replication-associated recombination protein A: MKPLADRIRPERISEVFGQKHILGKNKVLSRMLEYGNVMNMIFYGPPGTGKTTVANIAAKVSDKKFYKLNATNASLADIKNIINDIDRLDSSKGILLYLDEIQNFNKKQQQSLLEFIENGKITLIASTTENPFFYIYNAILSRCSIFQFKPLSNKDIVEGLDRALNILRGDYNEKAISISEGVFELIASLSGGDMRKAIGNLELIVTSYSDLDEIIIDEEVVKNSITEKSVSFNATGDEHYNLLSAFQKSIRGSDPDAAIVYLAMLIKTGDIMSICRRLLVIASEDIGLAYPQAIVIVKACVDSALQIGFPEARIPLSEATLLLATSPKSNTAYMAISKAIKDIESNDIGEIPSYLKDGHYVGSDRLNKVKLYKYPHDYNNSYVEQTYMPSGLKGKKYYNYGNNKMEEATKLYWNKVLGKNI; the protein is encoded by the coding sequence GTGAAGCCACTTGCAGACAGAATAAGACCAGAGAGAATTTCGGAAGTCTTTGGCCAAAAGCATATACTAGGAAAAAATAAGGTTCTTAGTAGGATGCTTGAGTATGGAAATGTTATGAATATGATTTTTTATGGCCCTCCTGGTACCGGGAAAACAACAGTTGCAAATATAGCAGCAAAAGTTTCAGATAAAAAGTTTTATAAGCTAAATGCTACCAATGCCTCTCTTGCAGACATTAAAAATATTATAAATGATATTGATAGATTAGATTCTTCAAAGGGAATACTTCTATATCTTGATGAAATTCAAAACTTTAATAAAAAGCAGCAACAGTCTCTATTAGAATTTATAGAAAATGGGAAGATTACTTTAATTGCAAGTACAACTGAAAATCCATTCTTTTACATATATAATGCTATTTTAAGTAGATGTTCTATATTTCAATTTAAACCCTTAAGTAATAAGGATATTGTAGAGGGACTAGATAGGGCACTTAATATACTTAGGGGTGACTACAATGAAAAGGCTATTTCTATATCAGAGGGGGTTTTTGAATTAATTGCTTCACTAAGTGGTGGCGATATGAGAAAAGCTATAGGCAATCTGGAGTTAATTGTTACATCCTATTCAGATTTAGATGAAATAATAATAGACGAGGAAGTTGTTAAGAATTCCATAACAGAAAAGTCTGTATCATTTAATGCTACAGGAGATGAACACTACAATCTTCTTAGTGCATTTCAAAAATCAATTAGAGGAAGTGACCCAGATGCAGCTATTGTTTACCTTGCAATGCTTATAAAGACAGGAGATATTATGTCTATATGCAGAAGACTTTTAGTTATAGCAAGCGAAGATATAGGTCTTGCATATCCTCAGGCTATAGTAATAGTTAAGGCATGTGTTGATTCTGCACTTCAAATAGGTTTTCCTGAGGCTAGGATTCCACTATCTGAGGCAACATTACTTCTTGCAACAAGTCCAAAGTCAAACACTGCATATATGGCTATTTCAAAGGCAATAAAAGATATTGAAAGTAATGATATAGGTGAAATACCCTCTTATCTTAAGGATGGTCATTATGTAGGTTCAGATAGGTTAAATAAAGTAAAGCTTTATAAGTATCCACATGATTATAATAATAGTTATGTGGAACAAACATATATGCCAAGTGGTCTAAAGGGTAAAAAATACTATAATTATGGCAATAATAAAATGGAAGAGGCGACCAAATTATACTGGAATAAAGTCTTAGGGAAAAATATTTAA
- a CDS encoding RrF2 family transcriptional regulator produces the protein MKLSTKGRYGVKAMFELALHYGLDPVSIKTIAERQNISDYYLEQLFSGLRKAGLIKSIRGAQGGYILSRDPKDISVADILNVLEGPIEISECILDDESHSCNRAGCCATRLLWRKISDSVNSVIDTTTLQDMVEDYKNMIASKKGE, from the coding sequence ATGAAGTTATCTACAAAGGGAAGATACGGTGTTAAGGCTATGTTTGAACTAGCACTTCACTATGGACTTGACCCTGTTTCAATAAAAACAATTGCAGAAAGACAAAATATTTCAGATTATTATTTAGAACAGCTTTTCTCAGGACTAAGAAAAGCGGGACTTATTAAGAGTATTAGGGGAGCTCAAGGAGGGTATATTTTATCTAGAGATCCAAAGGATATTTCGGTTGCAGATATACTTAATGTTCTTGAGGGACCTATTGAAATTTCAGAATGTATACTTGATGATGAATCACACTCATGTAATAGAGCAGGCTGTTGTGCTACAAGACTGCTATGGAGAAAGATTAGTGATAGTGTTAATAGTGTTATCGACACAACTACCCTACAAGACATGGTTGAAGACTATAAAAACATGATTGCTTCTAAAAAAGGAGAATAG
- the nifS gene encoding cysteine desulfurase NifS — protein sequence MDKKIVYLDHSATTYVKKEVLDDMLPYFTENFGNPSSLYSISRKTKSAIDTSREKVAKALGAKKEEIYFTAGGSEADNWALKGVAFANKNKGNHIITTNIEHPAILNTCKYLEKQGFEVTYLGVNEEGLISLEELKNSIKDTTILISIMLANNEIGTIQPISEIGKIAKESGVIFHTDAVQAVGHVDINVDEMNVDLLSIAAHKFYGPKGIGALYIRKGIKIDNIIHGGGQERKKRAGTENIPAVVGIGRAIELATENMDEKNKEIASKRDRLLNGIVAKIPYTKVNGSLESRLPNNLNVSFHFIEGEGLLLLLDQAGICASTGSACSSGSLDPSHVLLAIGLPHEIAHGSLRLSLGEATTDEEIDYVLDVLPKIVQRLRDMSPLYSKAMGEVK from the coding sequence ATGGATAAAAAAATAGTGTACTTAGATCATTCAGCAACAACATACGTAAAGAAGGAAGTACTAGATGATATGCTACCATATTTTACTGAGAACTTTGGTAATCCTTCATCTTTATACTCAATATCTAGAAAAACAAAATCAGCAATTGATACATCAAGAGAGAAAGTAGCAAAGGCACTAGGTGCTAAGAAGGAAGAAATATACTTTACAGCAGGTGGATCAGAGGCTGATAACTGGGCTCTTAAGGGAGTAGCCTTTGCAAATAAGAATAAAGGAAATCACATAATAACTACGAATATAGAACACCCAGCGATACTTAATACATGTAAATATTTAGAGAAGCAAGGCTTTGAGGTAACATACCTAGGGGTTAATGAAGAGGGTTTAATCAGCCTTGAAGAACTTAAAAATTCTATTAAAGATACTACTATATTAATTTCAATAATGCTTGCTAATAATGAAATAGGGACTATTCAACCTATAAGTGAAATTGGAAAGATAGCAAAGGAAAGTGGAGTTATATTCCATACTGATGCTGTTCAAGCAGTTGGACATGTAGATATAAATGTAGATGAGATGAATGTAGACCTTTTATCAATTGCAGCTCATAAATTCTATGGACCTAAGGGAATTGGGGCTCTTTATATAAGAAAAGGTATAAAAATAGATAATATAATCCATGGTGGAGGACAAGAAAGAAAGAAAAGAGCAGGAACTGAAAATATTCCAGCTGTTGTAGGTATAGGACGTGCAATAGAGCTTGCAACTGAAAACATGGATGAAAAGAACAAGGAAATAGCATCAAAGAGAGATAGATTACTTAATGGAATAGTTGCTAAGATTCCATACACTAAGGTTAATGGAAGCTTAGAAAGTAGACTTCCAAATAACCTAAACGTTAGCTTCCACTTTATCGAAGGAGAAGGATTGTTACTTCTTTTAGATCAAGCAGGTATATGTGCATCAACAGGAAGTGCATGTTCATCAGGATCACTTGATCCATCACATGTATTGCTTGCAATAGGACTTCCACATGAAATTGCACATGGTTCACTTAGACTGTCACTTGGAGAAGCGACTACAGACGAAGAAATAGATTATGTACTTGATGTACTGCCTAAGATAGTACAAAGATTAAGAGATATGTCACCTTTATATAGTAAAGCAATGGGGGAGGTAAAATAG
- the nifU gene encoding Fe-S cluster assembly scaffold protein NifU, with translation MYTEKVMEHFMSPRNVGEIDNASGVGEVGNAKCGDIMRIYLDVEDDIIKDVKFKTFGCGAAIASSSMATELIKGKSIDEAWEITNKAVAEALDGLPPVKMHCSVLAEEAIHKAINDYRVKKGLEPREETIKGGACCGGHDHHHVEAE, from the coding sequence ATGTATACAGAAAAGGTAATGGAGCACTTTATGAGCCCAAGAAACGTAGGAGAAATAGATAATGCAAGTGGTGTTGGAGAAGTTGGAAACGCTAAGTGTGGAGATATAATGAGAATATATCTAGATGTTGAGGATGATATTATTAAGGATGTTAAGTTTAAGACATTTGGATGTGGTGCAGCTATAGCATCAAGTAGTATGGCAACTGAGCTAATCAAGGGAAAATCAATTGACGAAGCTTGGGAAATTACAAACAAGGCAGTTGCAGAAGCACTAGATGGTCTTCCACCTGTAAAAATGCACTGTTCAGTTTTAGCTGAAGAAGCTATCCATAAAGCAATTAATGATTATAGAGTTAAGAAGGGTCTTGAACCACGTGAAGAAACAATAAAGGGTGGAGCATGTTGTGGTGGACATGATCACCACCATGTTGAAGCAGAATAA
- a CDS encoding PRC-barrel domain-containing protein encodes MRKYLDIHGKNLYNKYHKKLGFIDNGIIDYKSRKITSYIVSDGGIVTKVYIAPLSNIEYKKDEIVTGSSLIPCKKKLIKKNYRYTVEGILGREVVNEDGRIVGEVEDVILNHITGDIKAIICKRGFFDDLVQGKKIMLINDNLEIKEDKIIASKSSVEIISEISFNNDFEEM; translated from the coding sequence ATGAGAAAGTATCTTGATATACATGGCAAGAATTTATATAACAAGTACCATAAGAAGTTAGGCTTTATAGATAATGGAATTATTGATTATAAATCTAGAAAAATTACATCATACATAGTTTCAGATGGAGGTATAGTCACCAAAGTATATATTGCACCGCTTAGTAATATTGAGTATAAGAAGGATGAAATAGTTACAGGATCCAGCCTTATACCATGTAAGAAAAAACTTATAAAAAAGAATTATAGATACACTGTTGAAGGGATTTTAGGAAGAGAAGTTGTAAACGAAGATGGAAGGATAGTAGGTGAAGTAGAGGATGTTATACTAAACCATATTACAGGAGATATTAAAGCAATTATATGTAAAAGAGGTTTTTTTGATGATTTAGTTCAAGGTAAGAAGATAATGCTTATAAATGATAATTTAGAAATTAAGGAAGATAAGATTATAGCCTCAAAAAGTAGTGTTGAGATAATAAGCGAAATATCATTTAATAATGATTTCGAGGAAATGTAG
- a CDS encoding AI-2E family transporter, producing MKDITFRKILAGIIIVIFIIIIFSSKSVLEPLILSIVLSYILHPIVKRLVKRGMNRSIASLSIVLGILALFALIIVYVIPGIIKELMGILNNFGAFESFIQRIMDSVGYEKLPQYLKEVVNTTIFKIQGNLSTYLNSLFESIFNFAMKLPTYFLAPIFIYYFLSDKDFFIKKIKFFIPLRFRKKSLELGGHINRVIQGYFLSQVILSIIVSVLTFIALLIIGVKFPLVIAIINGIANFIPYFGPVIGYIPALLFALTQSVNKSIMVTIAFLIIQQVEANIISPKIVSDCTGMHPVEVMIVLLIGGHFFGTIGMVLSVPIAATVKISYKYIVRNMY from the coding sequence ATGAAAGATATAACATTTAGAAAAATTTTAGCAGGCATTATTATTGTGATTTTTATCATTATTATCTTTTCATCGAAAAGTGTACTAGAACCTCTCATACTTTCCATAGTACTTTCATATATATTACACCCTATTGTTAAAAGACTTGTTAAGCGTGGTATGAATAGAAGTATAGCATCACTTTCTATTGTACTTGGTATTCTGGCATTATTTGCTTTAATAATAGTTTATGTTATTCCAGGGATAATAAAGGAACTTATGGGAATACTAAATAACTTTGGTGCCTTTGAAAGCTTCATCCAAAGAATTATGGATTCTGTAGGATATGAAAAACTGCCACAGTATCTTAAGGAGGTTGTTAATACAACTATTTTCAAGATTCAAGGTAATTTGTCTACATATCTTAATAGTTTATTTGAAAGTATATTTAATTTTGCAATGAAGCTTCCAACATATTTTTTAGCACCGATTTTTATCTATTACTTTTTATCAGATAAGGATTTTTTTATAAAGAAAATAAAATTCTTTATTCCATTAAGGTTTAGGAAAAAATCCTTAGAACTTGGTGGACATATAAATAGGGTTATTCAAGGGTATTTCTTAAGCCAAGTAATTCTTTCAATAATAGTTTCTGTACTTACATTTATAGCACTTTTGATTATAGGTGTTAAGTTTCCACTTGTTATAGCAATAATAAATGGAATTGCAAATTTCATTCCTTATTTTGGACCTGTTATAGGATATATTCCTGCACTATTATTTGCATTAACTCAATCTGTAAATAAATCTATAATGGTAACAATAGCATTTTTGATAATTCAACAAGTTGAGGCTAATATAATATCTCCTAAAATAGTAAGTGACTGTACAGGTATGCACCCTGTGGAAGTTATGATAGTATTATTAATAGGTGGACATTTTTTCGGTACAATAGGAATGGTATTATCGGTACCTATAGCAGCTACAGTTAAAATAAGCTATAAATATATTGTAAGAAATATGTACTGA